The following coding sequences lie in one Rutidosis leptorrhynchoides isolate AG116_Rl617_1_P2 chromosome 4, CSIRO_AGI_Rlap_v1, whole genome shotgun sequence genomic window:
- the LOC139841357 gene encoding uncharacterized protein: MCKVVKKLRALKKPIRKLMWNKGNLHANVIQLRSELDTIQLQLDSNLFSSEIRDLEIKKLKEYSDALWDEERFLKQKAKIEWLRVGDSNSNYFHKVVKARNNRLRINAVTNSEGVLVEGNEVVEVFVSHYMDFLGDSKQCMRIVTTDLFQSKITHEMALDMIKVVSDDEIKDAMFNIGDDKESGPDGYTSTFFKKACNIVGNEVCMAVKDFFLNGQLLTEINHTILTLLPKVESPSKVNDYRPISFCNVIYKCISKIITSRITSALDAIISSNQSAFVPGRRIMDNILITQEIMKNYHLNRDGFMYHPKCERQEIVNVCFADDLFIFARANRELIQTIATALDEFKKCSGASKCLGVPLISTRLYQKDFKGLIDSMRMKIDDWKNKFLSFTRRVQLIKSVLSSMQVYWSSVFILPDSVIKDMEKIMRGFLWCQGEMKKGKSKVKWSGVCLPKEEGGLGIKSLKTWNIALMAYHIWSIITHKKSLWVKWIHTYRLNHRNFWVVDTVASSSWAWWKILSIREDIRHLFVHVVGNGDDTSAWYDTWTDFGPLADVISSRDMHSANLHDRSKVSDFLDHMGWNWPTQWTIKFPMLLNVPIPNRDESDKLFWKTHDGSLVEFSTKQAWESIHPHASKVWFGLLMRSRVIPLLLGYLLKRS, from the exons ATGTGCAAGGTGGTAAAAAAGTTGAGGGCTCTTAAAAAACCAATTCGTAAATTGATGTGGAACAAAGGTAATTTACATGCTAATGTTATTCAGTTAAGAAGCGAGCTGGACACGATCCAGTTGCAACTGGATTCAAACCTGTTCTCAAGCGAAATTCGTGATTTGGAGATCAAAAAACTTAAGGAATATAGTGATGCTTTATGGGACGAAGAGAGATTCCTTAAACAAAAGGCGAAAATAGAATGGCTTCGGGTCGGGGATAGTAATTCAAATTACTTTCACAAGGTTGTAAAGGCCAGAAATAATAGATTGAGAATTAATGCCGTGACCAATAGTGAGGGTGTGCTCGTGGAAGGTAATGAGGTTGTAGAAGTTTTTGTTTCCCATTATATGGATTTTCTTGGTGATAGTAAGCAATGCATGAGAATTGTGACTACTGATCTTTTTCAATCCAAAATCACGCATGAGATGGCATTGGATATGATCAAAGTAGTGTCGGATGATGAGATAAAAGATGCCATGTTTAATATTGGGGATGATAAGGAGTCGGGTCCAGATGGATATACGTCTACATTTTTCAAAAAAGCATGCAACATTGTTGGTAATGAGGTCTGTATGGCGGTTAAAGATTTTTTCTTGAATGGTCAGTTGCTTACGGAGATAAATCATACGATTTTGACTCTTTTACCGAAAGTGGAATCGCCGTCAAAGGTGAATGATTATCGCCCGATCTCGTTTTGTAATGTGATCTACAAGTGCATTAGCAAAATTATCACGAGTAGGATTACTAGTGCTTTGGATGCTATTATTAGTAGTAACCAATCCGCGTTTGTTCCGGGGAGACGAATTATGGATAATATATTGATTACTCAGGAAATTATGAAGAATTATCACTTGAATAGAG ATGGTTTTATGTATCACCCGAAATGTGAGAGGCAAGAGATTGTCAATGTATGTTTCGCGGACGACTTATTCATCTTTGCTCGGGCTAACAGGGAATTGATTCAGACCATTGCCACAGCTCTTGATGAATTTAAGAAGTGTTCCGG AGCGAGTAAGTGTTTGGGTGTCCCTTTGATTTCTACTCGCCTATATCAAAAAGATTTCAAGGGGTTGATTGATAGTATGCGTATGAAGATAGATGATTGGAAAAACAAATTTTTGTCTTTTACAAGGCGTGTACAACTTATCAAGTCTGTTCTGTCATCTATGCAAGTATATTGGTCCTCGGTGTTCATTCTTCCCGATAGTGTCATTAAAGATATGGAAAAAATTATGCGTGGTTTTTTATGGTGTCAAGGTGAAATGAAGAAAGGAAAATCCAAAGTGAAATGGTCGGGGGTGTGTTTACCTAAAGAGGAAGGCGGATTGGGGATTAAAAGTCTTAAAACGTGGAATATTGCGTTAATGGCTTATCATATATGGAGCATCATTACTCATAAAAAGTCATTATGGGTAAAATGGATCCATACCTATAGGTTGAATCATCGAAACTTTTGGGTGGTTGATACCGTTGCTTCATCTAGTTGGGCATGGTGGAAGATTCTAAGCATTCGTGAAGACATTCGTCATTTATTCGTGCATGTGGTAGGAAATGGTGATGACACGTCTGCATGGTATGATACTTGGACGGACTTCGGTCCTCTAGCTGATGTTATTTCCTCCAGGGATATGCATAGCGCTAATTTACATGACAGATCCAAGGTGTCGGATTTTCTTGATCATATGGGCTGGAATTGGCCTACTCAATGGACCATAAAATTCCCTATGTTACTAAATGTTCCGATTCCTAACAGAGATGAGAGTGATAAATTATTTTGGAAGACACATGATGGAAGCCTAGTAGAGTTCTCTACTAAACAAGCATGGGAATCTATCCATCCACATGCGTCAAAAGTTTGGTTTGGTTTGCTAATGCGATCCCGCGTCATTCCTTTATTACTTGGTTACTTGTTAAAGAGAAGCTAA
- the LOC139841358 gene encoding calmodulin-binding receptor-like cytoplasmic kinase 2, giving the protein MSQRNNLEHLKFQHSDLKIKLTDIMSATDNFSATNHIGGSETILVVEHASNGYLNDYLFNIKEKPFLTWAKRLKICLDIAHALKYLHHEMENQKTVINCDIRSGTISLDENWRARIVDFGFSVFLPPNLDGDALHLNCILGHECYIDPEYDETGKLKRESDVYSFGVVLFKILCGRVDNDPTYIKESDIGLAFVVRRCFYDETPMEMNQMIDPLIKDECANGYSLDIFMKVAYQCLAKNQEQRPNMEVIIKELEKALSFQEEHVQCLETDQVVDEFGKSLLRHENPTLKENAVVNLCWDNSELVFTPNTEYVINISVGFK; this is encoded by the exons ATGTCACAGAGAAACAACTTGGAGCACTTGAAATTTCAACATAGTGACTTGAAGATTAAACTCACTGACATAATGTCGGCCACTGATAACTTTTCCGCAACAAATCACATCGGGG GTTCTGAGACGATTCTAGTTGTTGAGCATGCTTCTAACGGATACCTTAATGATTATTTGTTTAACATCAAAGAGAAGCCTTTTCTTACTTGGGCAAAACGTTTGAAAATATGTCTTGATATTGCACATGCATTGAAATACCTTCACCATGAGATGGAAAATCAAAAGACGGTTATAAACTGTGATATAAGGAGCGGCACAATCAGTTTAGATGAGAATTGGCGGGCGAGGATTGTCGACTTTGGATTCTCTGTATTCCTTCCTCCTAATCTTGATGGTGATGCTCTCCATCTCAATTGTATCCTTGGCCACGAATGTTATATTGATCCAGAATATGATGAGACGGGTAAGTTGAAACGAGAATCGGATGTATATAGTTTTGGAGTAGTTTTGTTCAAAATACTTTGTGGGAGGGTAGATAATGACCCTACTTATATTAAGGAGAGTGATATAGGGCTGGCATTTGTTGTACGGCGATGCTTCTATGATGAAACACCAATGGAAATGAATCAAATGATAGATCCTTTGATTAAGGATGAATGTGCCAACGGATATTCTTTAGACATATTCATGAAAGTTGCATATCAATGTCTTGCAAAAAATCAAGAACAACGTCCGAACATGGAAGTCATCATCAAAGAGCTTGAGAAAGCATTATCGTTTCAA GAGGAGCATGTACAATGCCTGGAAACCGACCAAGTTGTCGATGAATTTGGGAAATCATTGCTAAGACATGAAAATCCT ACGTTAAAGGAAAATGCAGTTGTAAATCTTTGTTGGGATAACAGCGAG TTAGTTTTCACACCAAATACTGAGTATGTGATAAATATATCGGTAGGTTTTAAGTAG
- the LOC139841356 gene encoding uncharacterized protein, translating to MKDWDVVDVNSLLCSLCKLQHDSHNHLFFECKFSLEVWERVKRLIDFPSIGNKWKEIVQQFVPVAKRKVARVIVAKIVFAATVYFVWQEHNARLFRGESRNLTQVFNIIFGTVRLKLMSVKFKESPHVHKLKMAWKI from the coding sequence ATGAAGGACTGGGATGTAGTAGATGTGAATTCGTTGCTTTGCTCGTTATGTAAGTTACAACATGATTCTCATAACCATCTATTTTTTGAATGCAAATTTTCATTGGAGGTCTGGGAAAGGGTGAAGCGGCTCATTGATTTTCCGAGTATTGGGAACAAATGGAAAGAGATTGTTCAACAGTTTGTGCCGGTTGCCAAAAGGAAAGTGGCTCGAGTCATAGTTGCCAAAATTGTGTTCGCAGCAACGGTATATTTTGTATGGCAAGAACATAATGCAAGGTTGTTTCGAGGGGAATCACGAAATTTAACCCAGGTTTTCAACATCATCTTTGGAACTGTGAGATTAAAGTTGATGTCGGTGAAGTTTAAAGAGTCTCCTCACGTGCACAAGTTGAAGATGGCTTGGAAAATATAA